From the genome of Mucispirillum schaedleri ASF457:
GCAAAAGAAAAAGCAAAGGCTAGAAAATTAAGAAAAACTAACTGGTGGCATGAAAAAATATCTCATGGAGAATGCTATTACTGTGGTAAAAATTTTAATCCAAAAGACTTAACAATGGACCATGTAGTGCCATTAATAAGAGGCGGTAAATCAACTAAAAATAATATTGTTCCTGCCTGTAAAGAGTGCAACAATGTTAAAAAACATAAACTGCCTGTTGAATGGACAGAATATTTAGAAAATATAAAGAAACAATGATTTTTATATATATTTGTGTTGTAAAAATTTTATGCTGCTGTTAAAATAACTATTAATTAATATATGAGAGTATTACTTATGAAAAAAATATCATTGTTAGCTTTTCTTTTGATTTTCACTTTTTCTTATGCTTATGCTGGAGAAAAAGAGTTCTTTCAAGAATCAATGCGGACTATTTTAGAAACTGGTGGTAAAATAAAAAATATTACAGATATTCTTAAACCAAATACAAGGCTTTATATATACAAACAGCTTCCAGCTATGAAAGAAACATTATCTACAAGTATA
Proteins encoded in this window:
- a CDS encoding HNH endonuclease, translated to MQDFFIPQATENEIAKEKAKARKLRKTNWWHEKISHGECYYCGKNFNPKDLTMDHVVPLIRGGKSTKNNIVPACKECNNVKKHKLPVEWTEYLENIKKQ